The DNA segment TTCAGCGAGGTGCTCGACGCTCCCCTTCTCTGCCCGGTGGAAAAAATCCAACGCGTCATCTTTTGCTCCGGCAAAGTTTACTACGAACTCCTCCAGCATCGCGACGCCCAGAAGATCACCGACACCGCATTCATCCGCGTCGAGCAGCTTTACCCGGTCGCGCTGGAGAAATTGCAGGCCGTCGTCGATCTTTATCCCAACGCCACCAAGTTCGTCTGGTGTCAGGAAGAGCCGCGCAACATGGGTGCCTGGACGCACATCGCGCCGAGCCTCAGCCGCGTCACCGCGCACGGCATCGCCTACGCCGGGCGCAACGCCAGCGCCAGCCCGGCCGTCGGCTCGAAAGCCTGGCACGACAAGCAGCAAAAGGAACTCATCGAACACGCGTTCGCGGTTTAGAGTTCACTTCCATCGCAATCTTCGGCAGAGTCCGCCAAAATTCATGAGCATCGAAATCAAAGTCCCCTCAGTCGGCGAATCCATCTCCAGCGGCCTCATCTCCGTCTGGCACAAGAAAAACGGAGACATCGTCAAGGAAGGCGAATCCCTTTTCACCCTCGAAACCGACAAAGTCTCCACCGAGATTCCGGCTCCCAAGTCGGGCCAGCTCACCATTGGCAAACCCGAGGGCGAGGAAGTGAAAATCGGCGAAGTTGTCGGCTCCATCGATGATTCCGTGGCCGCGCCCACCGAAGCCGCACCCGCTCCGAAGGCAGCACCGAAAGCCGAGTCCAAGTCGGATCGCTCCGGTCTGCTCACACCTGCGGTTCGCGTGGCGGTTGAGGAAAATAAACTCGACCCGAAAGCCATCAAAGGCTCCGGCAAAGAAGGCCAGATCACCAAGTCGGATGTCATAACTCATTTGGAGACAAAGTCCGCCCCAACTCCGGCGGCAACAGTTGCAGTGAAATCGGTCCCGAGCAGTGAACGAGAGACGCGCAAAAAGCTGTCCCCGTTGCGTCGCAAGATCGCGCAGCACCTCGTTTCGGCCCAGCAAAACGCCGCCATTCTCACCACCTTCAACGAAGTCGATATGACCGCCATCCAGGAGCTTCGGACGAAGGCCCAGGAGTCATTTACCAAACGCCACGGAGTTAAACTCGGCTTCATGTCCTTCTTCATCAAGGCCACCGTCGAGGCGCTAAAGTCAGTTCCCGCGATCAATGGCCGCATGGATGGTGAGGAATTTGTCCAAAATCACTTCTACGACATCGGCGTCGCGGTTGGCACCGAAAAAGGCCTCGTCGTCCCCGTCATTCGCGATGCCGACCAGAAATCCTTTGCCGGGATCGAGAAAGATCTCGCTGCCTACGCCGTGAAAGCTCGCGAGGGAAAGATCAGCATCGACGACCTCAGCGGCGGTGTCTTCACCATCTCCAATGGAGGCATTTACGGCTCCCTCATGAGCACTCCGATCCTCAACCCGCCTCAAAGCGGCATCCTCGGAATGCATAAAATCCAGCCGCGCCCCGTCGCCATCGGCAACGAAGTCGTCATCCGCCCCATGATGTATCTCGCGCTCAGCTACGATCACCGAGTGGTCGATGGCAAAGAAGCCGTTACCTTCCTCGTCCGCATCAAAGACTGCCTCGAAGACCCCGTCCGCCTGCTGATCGAGTTCTAACTCGACTCAAAAACTGGCGATGGATTGGTCGCATTTCGAGCCGTCATCTACACGAATGGCTCCGTAGGAGTCTAATATCTATAGAAGCACGCTAGAAGAAGAGATTGAGCGCCGTAGTGCGACATTGGGACTTCGATTCCAAGACATGCCGGTCCTACGGACCTCATGCTTTGTGAATCCATCTAGCTATAGATATGGCGACCCTAGCGGGTCTATTGCGAGATTCGGCATGTTTCAAATTTGCCTACGCGCCCGACTCCTAACTCCGTCAGCGCAGCCATTGAAACGCCAGACCGGCGAATCCGGCGGCGGTGATCACGGCGATGACGTCCCATTTCCAACGGGTGATGCCGAGGAATGCGATGCAACTCACTGCTAAAGCGAACGCGTCGAGCGTGGCGGGCGTGGGGAAAAGCACGTGCGCGCCGAACCACACCGCGAGATT comes from the Chthoniobacterales bacterium genome and includes:
- the odhB gene encoding 2-oxoglutarate dehydrogenase complex dihydrolipoyllysine-residue succinyltransferase, giving the protein MSIEIKVPSVGESISSGLISVWHKKNGDIVKEGESLFTLETDKVSTEIPAPKSGQLTIGKPEGEEVKIGEVVGSIDDSVAAPTEAAPAPKAAPKAESKSDRSGLLTPAVRVAVEENKLDPKAIKGSGKEGQITKSDVITHLETKSAPTPAATVAVKSVPSSERETRKKLSPLRRKIAQHLVSAQQNAAILTTFNEVDMTAIQELRTKAQESFTKRHGVKLGFMSFFIKATVEALKSVPAINGRMDGEEFVQNHFYDIGVAVGTEKGLVVPVIRDADQKSFAGIEKDLAAYAVKAREGKISIDDLSGGVFTISNGGIYGSLMSTPILNPPQSGILGMHKIQPRPVAIGNEVVIRPMMYLALSYDHRVVDGKEAVTFLVRIKDCLEDPVRLLIEF